Part of the Cercospora beticola chromosome 5, complete sequence genome is shown below.
GCAAGAGCAGATTGATTCATATCCACTAGCTACGGCGACAGCGATCTGGTCGCACCGCCACACGGCCTGGCCGCTTCGCCTAGGCCTCACATAACCCATTTGACCCATCTTAGCCGCTCACGGCGTCGGAAACTCGAGCCTCCTGTGCAGTCTTGACACAATTTCGATGTAATTCTCATCCGTCTCCATCGTCAGATATCCATGCCGAACGAAGAAGTCCAAGAGCACGAGAGCACAGTTCGGCTTGAACTCGCCATTTCTCATAGCCTCTTTGACCTCCTCGACCGTCTTCAGCTCAAACCCTTCGACCTCGTCGTCTGAAGGTTTTGGCTCAACGTCTGGCGTCACTTCCAAGTCGTACACGTACTGACATTCTGGTTGTAGCAATCGTGTCTCACCACCGGCTCGCTGGTCGCGAATATGGAAATATGTGACTGTTCCGActgcctttgccttctttCGCACGAGCTCTTCTGGTAGACTGGCCTCCTCTGCACTTTCTCGCACCAAGCTTTCGAACGGCGATTCTCCTGTTGCAATGCCACCAGCCACCGTGTTGTCCAGCATACCGCCGTATGTTTGCTTGtctgctgctcttctcggTACCCATATCCGTGTCtgttcttccttctcctcattCCCTTTGACGTATGCTGTCATGTGGCAGCCATATGTGACGATTCCGAACAGAGCACTTGCAGATCGTTCCATGCTGAACAGCAGTTCTCCACTGGGCCCATACACTGGATACAGCTCGTCCCTCCATTTTGATAGGACCTTGAAATGCCCAGTCGCATGCATAGCCCGGATCGTTGCTTCCACAATCTTGGTCCTCTCAGCCTCTGTGTTACCGCTGACCAAAGTCAATGATCTCTCCTCGTCGTTGATCCACCAGTCTGGCAGCCCCCGGAACACCTCCGTAACGCTCGGAAGGAGATATCCCAGCTCTGTTTCTGGATAGCCCTTAACATAGAGAGCATAATATGTATTGATGTGAGCGAAGAACAATTTCGGGTTCGTTTGGTAGTAGGGAAAGTTGTCGCATTCGTTGATCAAGTCGAGATTCGATTTGGGTCCTGGGCCAATTGGTGTCGGGTCGGCAAGGACCATCGATATTCGATCATTGCGAAGCACAGCGTCTGGATCGGCGGAGTCACCTGTTTGTGCTGTCCCGGGGCGGGAATCGTACGTATCGGAATCGGCGTCGGCTGGCGTCCAAGATGGTATTCTTGGAAGCTCCTTGGGAATGAAGTCTCGTAGACGATTGAGATTGAACGCCATGTTTGCGACTGTGTTGTTGTTCAGTGAGTTCGTTGTGCTTACCGGTTCAAGCTGAGCTTACTGACCTGCTCGACCAGGGTCTGGCGACACTCTGTTCTTGGCGCTTCGGCTAAAATGCGGGACTGTGACGTTGACTGGAAGGATTGACCACTCGAACCTTCCTGTTCTATCGAGCAATTTAAGGAAAGAGCTACTGCACGCCGTGGACGCGATAAAGTAAGGACGTTTTTCTCGACGCTATACATGACTATCGAGCTACACCTAGCGTGTCTACTGTATACAACACCATAGATTAATACTCAAGATGTCAGTTCCATTCGGCATTATCATCTCTGGTCGACCGGTCGATGTTTCACCACAAGCGATTACGGAAGCCCAATATGCCTTCCGGATACCGCCTGCACCAGCATTCAGCCATATCGTGGTCTTCCTTTTACCAGGGATAACTCTTCCTTCCGGGACGGCAGCCTCTGTATATGTGCAAATACCGCCCTCACAAGAGTTCAAGCTATTGGGAGCTATCGGACCCGGCAAAGAAAGCGCAATCTTCAAAATTTCCGGTCTGAAATCTGCTACCAACGTCAACCAAAATGCTATGCTGGATGATCCTACGGCGCAAACCGGAGCTGTACCTCAAGGCGATGTAGTGATCGGCGTGTCGATTGAGCCAGAAGCACAAGTAGCAGCTCAGCTTGCTACTCTGCAAAGCGGCGGTCACTCCAACAATGCTCAACTGTCCTCAGCGCTGGTCAAGCTAGGGAGCAGTCCAGAAGGGAAGGCCACCACGAAAGTTCTTGCACAGAGAATTATTGGCAATGCTTTCAATTTCCTCGCGAGCTTCGGCAGTGATACTGTACCTCTAAAGGCTTTCCAAGACTGGTGGCAGAAATTCGAAAAGAAAATCGACCTGGACCCATCGTTCCTGGAACGGGAAGGCGCGGAGTGACGCGACTAGGCTGTTGTTCATGATGGATCAGCAATGCTTTGAGAAGCTACTACCATATATTTATGAGCGAAAAGCGTCATCGCTAGCCTGACTTTGAAGCAAGAGGCATGCCCTCTTTCCAGGGCATAGCTGAGCAGCATGATCTAGCGAACATACTAGCAGGACCACAGGACTCTCGCGACAGTCCGCACGGCATCCCGAAACTCACACAACAAGCAAAACAACCAATTCTTCCTTGCCAATTAGATCTGACTGTCGTGTGGGGGAAATATCCTTCGCCATTTTGATGAGAACGCTATCCACGAAAGCATGTTGGCGATACAGCTATTGGCACATGGTACTGTGAAGGAAGCTACGGCGCGGAATATCGTACGAAGGGGGAGCTTAGCTGAGGTCTGAAGTGTTGCTTGTGGCACCGGATTTCGGACCAAAATATCAAGCTGTGCTGGAAGAAAAGGTCTGGAGGTACGCATTGTGATGGCGAGACAACTGCGAAAGTGACATTTACAGGGTCAATGCCGATGAGGAAGTATGTGGCATAGAAACATATCCGCGCATTGGGCGAAACATTTGTACAACGAAAGAATGCATTTGAGCTTCTGGTTAGCTAAGTACTTCCcttctatcttctagttCCACACCTCCAGCCGCAGGACCGGCGCCCTCAGTATCTAATTCTGTGCTTCGCTCGTTTCGGTACGTGTCGCTCTCACGAGGGCTTTCCGCAATATTCGCATACTCGCCGCTTTGCAATGTTACACGCCTTCCCAGTCCGACCTTGCTTCTCGCCCAGTCGAGTTTGATTAGCACCCATATGGCAGCTGCCCGGAGTAAGACCCACATCTTTTCTTGactctgcagctgcgaggTATCGTCTCGTGGATTTTCGTGTTGTTCGTGCTGGAATTGGAACTTGAGACAGTCCTTCACTGTGACTAAACCCGTCAAGCGGCCACGATGCTCGACAAGGATGACTCGCGGACCAAGTTTCTTGAAGAACTCCATAACTGTCTCGAGTGGTAGACGCGGATGTACTGCAAGAGGTGTAGGGTCGACAAACTTGCTGAAATCGATCGACATGCTGCCGCCTGTTTCGGGAATGTCGTCAAAGGACACGGCTGGTGCGGCAGCAGAGGGAGTCGTTGCAGTGCGTGGGCCTTCAGGCGGACTGAAATAGCACCTTGCAGACGAAGAGACGGGCTGCTCACGCTTCGCGCGTTCGATGGCGTACAAGAGCTCGACTCTGCCAATGTAGCCCAGCAGAATGTTTGTCTTAGTGTCTTCGACAATTGGGAAACCCTGAAATTTGGTGTCTGCCATGATCTGCTCAACTCGCTTGAGAGCCAGTCCTGTAGCGGGCAATACTGTAGGGTCAGCCGTCATGCATTTGCTGACAGGTACACCAAAAGTATGCTCCTCCTTGCCATCAAGGAAGGGAAAGCCATTGAACCAGATCATTCGATCCGCAATGCCTCCTTTGCCAAATCGCTCCGACACAGCTTTGGTCACTCCGACCACGATCATAGTGGGGAGAATGTAAGTCAGCGCGCCGGTCAATTCGAACATGATGACCACGACAGATACTGTCAAGTGCATGATGCCTGACAGAGCTGCGCCCGCTCCCAGAAAGGCATATGTGCCCGGGGTGATACAGGGCACATCTGGCTCACAAGCCGAAAAGAATGCTGCATCAGGGAAGGTTTGGTGCAGTGCTTCAACAATGATGCCCAGCATACGCCCGAAGGAGGCACCGATCGCCATGGAGGGCACGAATATGCCAGCAGGTACCTTGCAACCATATGAGATGATGACCAGAAACGTCCGAAGAATCGTGGCTGCCAACAGCGAGAAGATCATGTACCAGCGGTTCTGTTTGTCGCACAGTCCATTGTAATCGTTGGTACCTTCGCACTCAAGGAAGAGAATCTCCATGCTTTCCGTCATGTCGATGCGCAAAAACATGTTCCAGTAGCAAATTACAGCCGTGCCTAGAGCGAGCAATGTTGCTTCAAGAATGGGGAATCTGGTCAAGTAACGTTTCCGGAATGCCTGTGCGCGCATATTCCACTTCATCACAAAAGCGCCGTAGCAGCCTCCAAAGACTCCGATCATGATGTAGAACGGAATCTCGAAGAAGTGCCAGGTGCGATCATATTTGACAGTGAACATGACCAGCTGCCCGGTGCGGAAGGGATTCATCGCAGCCAGCACTGCTGTTGCAACCAGAGCGCAGAAATAGCTCCTCCACATGGTCTTCAGTGGGAAGTAATTGCTCATCTCCTCCAAACTGAATAGGACTCCTCCAATCGGACTTCCAAACGCAACGGccactccagcagcagcacatgcAGACAGAATCTCCCGCGTCTTAGCGGCATTGCGCCGATACTTGTCGAACATGCGACTGATGACATTTCCGGTGCACACGGCATAATGCACACTCGGCCCTTCCTTTCCCACGCTCAGTCCAGAGGCGATGGCCAAAGGTAATCCAATACTCTTGATCAACAGTGTCCAGAATCCAAGAAAGCCCTTCATCACGAACCCTG
Proteins encoded:
- a CDS encoding uncharacterized protein (antiSMASH:Cluster_4~BUSCO:EOG09264L06), with translation MSVPFGIIISGRPVDVSPQAITEAQYAFRIPPAPAFSHIVVFLLPGITLPSGTAASVYVQIPPSQEFKLLGAIGPGKESAIFKISGLKSATNVNQNAMLDDPTAQTGAVPQGDVVIGVSIEPEAQVAAQLATLQSGGHSNNAQLSSALVKLGSSPEGKATTKVLAQRIIGNAFNFLASFGSDTVPLKAFQDWWQKFEKKIDLDPSFLEREGAE
- a CDS encoding uncharacterized protein (antiSMASH:Cluster_4); translated protein: MSRRVSSISTTGPAPVRRTSSYAPSSTSDRPHHSLSRRASALSSAENGQLDQQISSEEVRVAEEIAEIKRYEDFTTIDWVQDAAREQQRRKSRRLSRVAHQQSFGRVGWRRKVWEAYDAGQGWIVVTLIGTAIGLNAAFLNIVTEWLSDIKRGHCTTAFYLNENFCCWGAEEGCKEFVPWSSWTVVNYVVYIIFSTLFAFTSARLVKSFAPYAAGSGISEIKCIIAGFVMKGFLGFWTLLIKSIGLPLAIASGLSVGKEGPSVHYAVCTGNVISRMFDKYRRNAAKTREILSACAAAGVAVAFGSPIGGVLFSLEEMSNYFPLKTMWRSYFCALVATAVLAAMNPFRTGQLVMFTVKYDRTWHFFEIPFYIMIGVFGGCYGAFVMKWNMRAQAFRKRYLTRFPILEATLLALGTAVICYWNMFLRIDMTESMEILFLECEGTNDYNGLCDKQNRWYMIFSLLAATILRTFLVIISYGCKVPAGIFVPSMAIGASFGRMLGIIVEALHQTFPDAAFFSACEPDVPCITPGTYAFLGAGAALSGIMHLTVSVVVIMFELTGALTYILPTMIVVGVTKAVSERFGKGGIADRMIWFNGFPFLDGKEEHTFGVPVSKCMTADPTVLPATGLALKRVEQIMADTKFQGFPIVEDTKTNILLGYIGRVELLYAIERAKREQPVSSSARCYFSPPEGPRTATTPSAAAPAVSFDDIPETGGSMSIDFSKFVDPTPLAVHPRLPLETVMEFFKKLGPRVILVEHRGRLTGLVTVKDCLKFQFQHEQHENPRDDTSQLQSQEKMWVLLRAAAIWVLIKLDWARSKVGLGRRVTLQSGEYANIAESPRESDTYRNERSTELDTEGAGPAAGGVELEDRREVLS
- a CDS encoding uncharacterized protein (antiSMASH:Cluster_4); this translates as MAFNLNRLRDFIPKELPRIPSWTPADADSDTYDSRPGTAQTGDSADPDAVLRNDRISMVLADPTPIGPGPKSNLDLINECDNFPYYQTNPKLFFAHINTYYALYVKGYPETELGYLLPSVTEVFRGLPDWWINDEERSLTLVSGNTEAERTKIVEATIRAMHATGHFKVLSKWRDELYPVYGPSGELLFSMERSASALFGIVTYGCHMTAYVKGNEEKEEQTRIWVPRRAADKQTYGGMLDNTVAGGIATGESPFESLVRESAEEASLPEELVRKKAKAVGTVTYFHIRDQRAGGETRLLQPECQYVYDLEVTPDVEPKPSDDEVEGFELKTVEEVKEAMRNGEFKPNCALVLLDFFVRHGYLTMETDENYIEIVSRLHRRLEFPTP